The genomic window CTTTTCGAGAGGTGTAATTGCTGGGCTTGAGTTTGAGGGTCGTGGAGTTGCACAAATTCGCCCTCTAGAATTGCCAAGGTTTCGAGCACATTCAATTGCATGGCCTCACGAATCACCTTAGCAATTTTGGCTTGGGTTTGCAGGCCACGTTGATAATCGCTAGCAATCTGCGGAAACAAATATTTGGCCAAATGACTCGTACCCAAACCAACCAAGCCTTGCCGATGCAATTGCAACAGCGCTTTGGTCAGATCTTCTTCGTTCAACGGCGGGCTAGGCGTGGGGGCTAGCAAGCGCAAGCGCAGAATATTCAGCAAGGCTTGACTGCCAATCGGCGCTAGTTGAGCGCTTTTCGCTAGCGCTTGCTCAATGCGCTGGGCCAAATCGGGAGTAGCGGGCTTTTCAAGCACGGCATCACAGCCAAAGGCAATGGCTGTTTGGTGTACTTCGCTGGCACTTAAGGCAGTCAATGCCACAATTGCCAACGGTGGCAGACTGCCGTTAGCAATCTGAATTTGCAATTGTAAAGCCAAATTTGCACCCGCCAACGATGAGGCAACCACTTGCTGAAGCGCAGGATCGTTGGGCATATTTAAATCCACAAGTAATAATATTTGGCTTGGCTGATAGGTCTCCAAGGCCTGCTGTAATTGCTCGGTAGCCTGTTTGCTGGAACGCGCCATACTGGTTTGATAGCCAGCTGCCTGTAAATAACGCGCCGCCAACTGCCGATCGACCGCCAGATCATCAACAATAATGCAATAATTCATTGCGTAGCCTGTGGAAAATGGAGTTGAATGGTACAACCTGTCGCAACGTCGGGCACATGCAGCCAAGCTTGGGCCTGCGTAAGCATCTGTTGCACTTGCTTCAAACCCAAGCCTTGGGTGATTGCACTAAAATCAGCCTGATTGAGCGCCGTGCGTAAGGCTTGATGCATGCCAGCCCCATCATCACGAACTTCGATGATCACGTTTTGCTCCGATCGATAGCTACGGATATGTACTTCGTGATGGCAACGGCTCAAACTATTATCGAGCAAGTTGAATAAGGCTCGCTCAAATTGCTCACGATCGGCCACAATCACGCTGCCCGCATCAATTTCAAGCTGCACTTTGGCGATTGGCTCGCTGTAGTAGGCCGCCAAACCGTTGATTGCTGGCTGCAATTGCCTCAAACAGTGCTGTACATCGATGATTTCGAGGCTCGCCCGCTGGCGACCAAGCTGCTGACGGGCTTGATCCAGCAAATTATTAAGTTGACGTTCGACCCGTTGGGTTGCGGCTAGCGCTGGCTGAATCGTACTATTTGTGCTTGGTTGTTCAAACGCCAAGCCTTGTAACAAGCCTTGGACGCTTTTCAAGGGCTGGCGCAAATCGTGTTTCAGCAAACTCAGTTGTTGCACATGGGTTTGTAAATCGTGGAGTTGCTGTTGCATGCTGCTCTGTTGTTGCACCAAATCAGCGGTTTGGCTCTGTTGTTGGCTGGCATGCCATAAGGTTTGGCGCGAAACAAAGCCAATCGTGCTGCACATCAGCACAATGCTCAGCACGACAATCATCACCAAGGCCCATTCATTGAGCACAATAAATTGGCTGGCAAAGCAATAATTCAGCCCAATCAGCCCGCCACTGTACGCCAACACCTGCCAAAATGGCATCACCACCGCAAAACTGGCCAACGCAAACAGCTCTACAATAATCACATTTGGCAAGTGCATCACATAGGCTAAAACCGTATTATGTGTCATTGCAAACACCATCGTAGCATGCCACGCCCAATTAATCTGTTTACGCCGGATCAACCACCAAACCAGTAAAGGATTGAGCAGGCTACGGGTAAGGTGTAAAACTAAAACACTACTTGGCTGCTGATGATTGGCCACCGCTACGATTAATACAAATGTAAATGGCAAAGCCAAACCACCAGCCAACAGCATAATCCACTCTATCAAGCGACGTTTGTTGTGCTCAAGCAGGTGTTGGTAATGACCTACAATAGCTGGATCGGCATGATTTTTGGTTCGATTAATGATCGTTTTGAGCATTGTTGAACCGTCTTTTGAGGCTAGCCAGCATCGTCTGATAATCGTGATCAAACAGCCAGCCAAAGCAACAAAACAGCATCAGGCTATTCAAGTCAGCACTCACTACAATCGCCAGCAACTCGAATGGCAACAAATAGGCAATGATGCTATGCAAAAAATCAATACAGCCAACGATTAATAACGCAATCAAGCTAAAACTAAGAATTTCGAATGCTCCACGCGGGCGAAAATGCTGAATTAAACACCAACGACTAAGCGCAGTAATTGCCAGATGCACTGGCCATAGATGACTGAAGATCATCAATTCACCAACGCTCAACGATCAATTGCAGTACTAAACAACTAAACAGCCCCAACCCGCAACCCAAGCCAATCCCAATAATTGGCCAGAACAGCCGTTTAGCCTCACGATCAAACTTCAACACGCTACACTCATGAAACTAGCTCCAACTGATTCGCTCAGCGCTAGTTTAGCTGAATCGGTTGTGTTTGAATCGGGCTTTTTCCCAGCTTTTTCCCAAGCTAGATGGCTAAAATGCTGGCGGGGCTAGGCACTAAATCGCGGGTAACTACGCGCTCATTGGCTCGATTGGGAGCCAAAATATCAATTGGTTCTTGAGGTTCGAGCTGATTGTTGGAGCCAGTCGTAAACCATGGCGTAATTCGCAAGCGCCAGCCATTCAAGGTTTCATCAAGATTAAGCGTAAGCAAGCTTTGCAATAATGGTGAGCGATCGTGATTAAGCGCATTGGTGTAGCCGCGATTTAAAATATTTGGCTCTTGGCCGACGAGCCAGCGGCGCAAGCCCCACATTTGGTCATCAAGCTCGATTTTGCCGTTGAATTTTGACCGAAGCTGTTGCGCTGTTGGAAAGACTTCGCGCAACATCACCTGATCGACGATATCCTGTTCATCGTCACGGTAGACAAAGCGCGATTCCAAGGGGGTCATGCCGCTAGGCGTGTGCCAATGTAAATCAACTGGCTTGCTCAGATACGCGCCACCACCGCCATTGACCAGATGATGCGCAATATGTTGGGTTCCGCGCAAAGTGATATAGCGAGCTTCGTAATGTTGGAAGGCATGGGTATCGCCGCCAATCACCACATGGGTTTCATAGCGCCGCAATAATTCATACAATTGGCGCATGCCAGGGTGATCGGCAAAGGCTCCATTAACATATAACGGCTCGCTGAGCACTACCGCAATAATTTTTTGTTGATTGAAGGCCGCTAGTAAACAGGTTTCCAGCCATTGCAACTGAATTGGATCGACGCTGCCGATGCAGCCGGTATCGACCGCCAACAACACAAATGGCACAGGATCAAAGCTCAATTCAAAAAATGGCAAGCGTTGGTGAGTGCGCGGCTCATTCAGGTCGCCGCCAAGCCGCGTCAGGCCATAGCGTTGGCGCAAACTTTGCACTTCGTTCCAACGTAATTGACCCCATGGGTAGCCATAGCGTGCCCAAGGCCCAGTTTTGAGTGCTTTGGCCCATTGTTGCAATTGCGGATCGCGGCTTTCGACATGGGCGGCGGCATAGCCAAAATTCAGCATCAAGCCCTTTAAATCGTTGTACCAATCGTGATTGCCCGCCAAACCATACATTAATGGCGGGGTTGGGCTATCGCTCGCATAAGGTCGATACAGCGTGCGTTCATAATCCATCAACTCGCCAGCTGGGTAAACAATATCCGAGCTAAGGATGGTAAAAGTGGGGTAAGCCGGATTGGCTGGGCCTTGTTGCGCCAATGCGCTTTGTTCGGGCACAATTGGCGGGGCAATCTGCGATTCGTCGCCCTCACCAGGATCGCCAATCACCGCGAAGGTAAAACCGCGTTGCGGGTGAGCGACTGGCTCAATTTTGGCGGCTTTGGCGACATCACGCGGCGCTTTGCTACCCACAATATGCTCGATATAGGCCATACGCACCGTATCAGCCAAATCGCTTTCGGCCAACGGTGGAATCCCCCAACGTGGCATCAAACTATATTTCAAATGGGGCAACAATGTGCGCCAGTTTGGCGGGTCGATCCACGAGAAGCTGCCACTTTTGAGCAAACGCCGCGCAAGGTAGAATCCCAAATAGTAAATGGTGAGTAGCACACACAGGGTTGCTAGCAATTCAACCCAATTTTTAATCGCATCGATAAAACGAGTGTCGCTATCGAGAATTCGCGCTGGAACCAGCAATAGTTCTAATATGATGGCAATTCCGCTGACCGTCAGCAAGACCATACATAAAAATTGGATGACGACTAGCACGCCGCCAGTATAGCTTGAGGGTGAACGATCGCCTGCGCGTAAGCGTCGCCGTAGCTCGCGATAGAGCGTCAGCAAGCCCATAATTGCTAATGAGCTGGCAATCACCGTGCGTAGTTGAGGAAACGGCAGCAGTGCGAGGGTGAGCATGGTTGTGCTGACCGCAAAAATCTTAATCAGCAGCAGGGCTGCCCCAGCCAATTCCATCATCGTCATGGTGCGATGTGCCCAGTGTGAGGTTTCGATCCAAATTAAACTGAGCACTAAGATTGTGGTGATGATTAAGTAGGTACGAGCCGAGCTTGGCATGCCCAACGCAACCAAATATTCAGCGATTGTTCCAAGCAGCATAACGCACCTCAACACACAACAATCCTTGGGGCATTTCGATTGATTCAAGTATCCCTGCTATGGCTGATGATTCCAAGCAGGGATGATTGCAATTAGCTAACAAATTAGTGGCGTTTTTGTTTGGCAAGCCGTTCGTTGCCCCGTTTAAAATTACCAGTGATTTTGGCCATCACCAGTTGGGCAGCTTCACCATCAAGCTCGGCGATGTTGGCGAGAAAGTGTTGGGCTTTGGCTCCACTCAAAATCATCACTTGCTTGCCATACCAACTAATAAAGACTTTGCCAGCTTTACTGACGGAGTAATCGAAGGCTTCATCCTCGACGGCATTGGTTTTACGCGGGGCGGGTTCGGTCTCAAGCTCTTCCAGTTCGGGATCAATCTGTTCGCTCAACGTTGGCGACTCCTTGGCAAAAAATTAGCGTCTGCGCACTTCAGGAGGAATTGCCGCCAGCCAGCCAAGTTCAACCACCGCCCATAATCCCAAAAGAATGGCTTCGGCTGCATCGTGACGCAACGAGGTAGGGCGTGGTGCATCCGACCATTCGATCACGCGGCGGGCTAATTCATCGGCCACAGCTTTGGCTTGCTCTCCGGTGCGTTGCTCACGAGCATATAACAAACTCGCTCGCCAAACCTCAGCACTTGTACGGATCAACTGTAGGTCGCGGCGGGTAGCTTCGCGCTCCCAAACATCGGCAATCGGGCCGCCGCCCTCAAGCACCAACACGCTCAGATCGCTAATTTCGGCTAATTGGCCGCTACTGCCACGGCGTAAGCGCGGCAATGAACCATAGTTATGCGAACGATACCAAAGTAGTTGGCCTGCGCGGTTGTAGCACGCAAAACCAGTGCGAATGCCCAAATCAACCGCTAGTAACATTAGCGTTCTCCAAAACTATCGCCCCGTTGCGGGTTGCTTAGCTCTTGATTGTAGGCTTCTAGCCCACCAATTGCTCGTTGAAAATGGCCATCGGCCTCTTGCAAACGTAGGGCAGCACGGTTGGCAATCGCCACATTATAGTTAGTATAGTATTCCAAAATATCATCAAAGGCAGCTTGTTCTAATTGCAGGCCTTGTTTATATTCGTTATGAATTTCGGCCAAAATATCAGGAGCTTTGACCCGCTCCAAATCGGTGTAGGCTTGACGCACCACATCGCGATAGATTTTGGCGGCCTCAATTTGCTCAGTTGCCACGGTCGAGGTATCACTGGTTGCGCGATAGGTTGTGACTGCTTGGTCGAGGCGTTGGCGAATTTCACCAACTTGGCTCAGATAGCGCAATAATTCAACCTGATTCATTTCCGAGGCCGCGACCACCGCCTGCGGATCAGATTGATCATTAATGGCGACATCAAGGCCTGCGGGAATTTGGGGTAAGGGCTGGGCTTTGGCAACCGAAAGCATCACTGCGGTGAAGCTAATTGCCAAAATCACGGCAACGAGCGAAGCAACGCGCACAACTTTACCGCTGCGCTCAGAATCGCGCCATTCTTGCCACCAAGCTTTTTCGGCAGTTGGGGCGATTTCGGCAGCACGCTCCTCGGCGGTTGGGATGCTGATTTGTTGCAAGCCACTAGGCGGTTTGGGCGTGGTAACACTAGCAGGCTTAGTTTGCTGCTGCTGAATCCAAGCTAAACCTTTGCGGGCTTGTTGGTTATGCGGGTTGATTTTGAGCGCCGATTGCAAACAAAATTCGACATCACGCGGCTCGTCGAGCACCCCACTAAGCCAAAGCCAAGCTTGTTCGTGGCGCGGATCAAGCTGAACCGCCTTGGTCAATAAGCCTGCTGCAATCCGCCGTTGACCGCCACGAGCCGCCGCCAAGCCACGCTCATATAAGCGCTGCGCCTCAACACTATAGGTTGTAATGCCTTGTTCCATAATCCTCTGTAGGGATGAAGGATGAAGTATGAGGGATGAAGCTTTATCCTTCAACAATTAGGTTAATCACATGCCAGAAATCACGCGGAATCAATCAGTCTCGATTAAGTTTTCATCCTTCATCCCTTATCCTTCATCCTTCTAAATCAATGGCCAGGAATATAGCGATTGATTGAGCGTTGGACGATCAAGGGATCTTGTTTCAACGAGTCACGAATATAGGTCCAGTTTTGGGGATCTTCGCTGCCCAAGCGCCAAATTGCAATGCCCGCTAAATCGTTTTCGCGAATCATCTCCATTTTGGCGGTTAGCGACCGATAATTGGAGAACCAAACCGTGCGTCCAGCATAGTTAAAGGTTGATTCTTGGATTTGCAGCCCGCCATCTTCTTCGACCAAGCGAATTTGGGGCTGGTAGGTGGCCTTAATTTCTTCAACCTCGGTATAACTTCGGGCAATGCCAAAACCGCCATTACCAGGCCAATCGTAGGCATAAAACGAAATTCCAATTTGAATTTTGCTGGGGTCAACTTGGGTTTTGGCATATTCGGCCACCGCTTTGACCCAAAACATCGGAGCAATTGGGCCTGGCTC from Chloroflexota bacterium includes these protein-coding regions:
- a CDS encoding HAMP domain-containing histidine kinase; the encoded protein is MLKTIINRTKNHADPAIVGHYQHLLEHNKRRLIEWIMLLAGGLALPFTFVLIVAVANHQQPSSVLVLHLTRSLLNPLLVWWLIRRKQINWAWHATMVFAMTHNTVLAYVMHLPNVIIVELFALASFAVVMPFWQVLAYSGGLIGLNYCFASQFIVLNEWALVMIVVLSIVLMCSTIGFVSRQTLWHASQQQSQTADLVQQQSSMQQQLHDLQTHVQQLSLLKHDLRQPLKSVQGLLQGLAFEQPSTNSTIQPALAATQRVERQLNNLLDQARQQLGRQRASLEIIDVQHCLRQLQPAINGLAAYYSEPIAKVQLEIDAGSVIVADREQFERALFNLLDNSLSRCHHEVHIRSYRSEQNVIIEVRDDGAGMHQALRTALNQADFSAITQGLGLKQVQQMLTQAQAWLHVPDVATGCTIQLHFPQATQ
- a CDS encoding metallophosphoesterase, with the protein product MLLGTIAEYLVALGMPSSARTYLIITTILVLSLIWIETSHWAHRTMTMMELAGAALLLIKIFAVSTTMLTLALLPFPQLRTVIASSLAIMGLLTLYRELRRRLRAGDRSPSSYTGGVLVVIQFLCMVLLTVSGIAIILELLLVPARILDSDTRFIDAIKNWVELLATLCVLLTIYYLGFYLARRLLKSGSFSWIDPPNWRTLLPHLKYSLMPRWGIPPLAESDLADTVRMAYIEHIVGSKAPRDVAKAAKIEPVAHPQRGFTFAVIGDPGEGDESQIAPPIVPEQSALAQQGPANPAYPTFTILSSDIVYPAGELMDYERTLYRPYASDSPTPPLMYGLAGNHDWYNDLKGLMLNFGYAAAHVESRDPQLQQWAKALKTGPWARYGYPWGQLRWNEVQSLRQRYGLTRLGGDLNEPRTHQRLPFFELSFDPVPFVLLAVDTGCIGSVDPIQLQWLETCLLAAFNQQKIIAVVLSEPLYVNGAFADHPGMRQLYELLRRYETHVVIGGDTHAFQHYEARYITLRGTQHIAHHLVNGGGGAYLSKPVDLHWHTPSGMTPLESRFVYRDDEQDIVDQVMLREVFPTAQQLRSKFNGKIELDDQMWGLRRWLVGQEPNILNRGYTNALNHDRSPLLQSLLTLNLDETLNGWRLRITPWFTTGSNNQLEPQEPIDILAPNRANERVVTRDLVPSPASILAI
- a CDS encoding response regulator, with the protein product MNYCIIVDDLAVDRQLAARYLQAAGYQTSMARSSKQATEQLQQALETYQPSQILLLVDLNMPNDPALQQVVASSLAGANLALQLQIQIANGSLPPLAIVALTALSASEVHQTAIAFGCDAVLEKPATPDLAQRIEQALAKSAQLAPIGSQALLNILRLRLLAPTPSPPLNEEDLTKALLQLHRQGLVGLGTSHLAKYLFPQIASDYQRGLQTQAKIAKVIREAMQLNVLETLAILEGEFVQLHDPQTQAQQLHLSKSEYYRRRKEAIAQLYHILAEE